Proteins found in one Lycium ferocissimum isolate CSIRO_LF1 chromosome 6, AGI_CSIRO_Lferr_CH_V1, whole genome shotgun sequence genomic segment:
- the LOC132060502 gene encoding uncharacterized protein LOC132060502, which yields MLADAFVKAHVGAIKVETRKSDLFNVKQRDDETFREFVARFQIERMDLPSVTDDWAVQAFTQGLNSRSSITSMELNQNLIEYLAIAWADVHNRYHSKIRVEDDKILRAASVSWHSDKGSDQLRRVVDSTIAAAVIRNKETRHPRPIQYDLEKRDKSLICKYQHTHGHRTEDCRRLREEVAPLFNLGHLREFLSERGKTHFKNLDSNKQDRPKEPQRVIHMIMGGTDVPLGPVVKCTKISITREKRIRNDDPDGPITFNDEDMEGIAQPHNDALVLKFPTPEDIKTVRGEQQATKEMFAVEESVKTIKAPDQNEGINAK from the exons ATGCTCGCTGATGCTTTCGTCAAGGCCCATGTCGGGGCCATCAAGGTCGAAACACGAAAATCGGACTTGTTCAACGTCAAGCAACGAGATGACGAGACCTTCCGCGAGTTTGTGGCTCGATTTCAAATAGAGCGCATGGACTTACCCTCAGTCACTGACGATTGGGCCGTTCAAGCTTTCACCCAAGGACTCAATTCAAGGAGCTCGATCACATCTATGGAGCTAAACCAAAATCTGATAGAATACCTGGCGATCGCTTGGGCTGATGTACACAACAGGTATCACTCGAAGATCAGGGTCGAAGATGATAAGATTCTGAGGGCTGCTTCGGTATCATGGCATTCCGATAAAGGGAGTGATCAATTGAGGAGAGTGGTAGATT CAACCATAGCGGCGGCCGTTATCCGAAACAAAGAAACAAGACATCCAAGGCCAATCCAATATGATCTAGAGAAGCGAGATAAAAGTCTTATTTGTAAGTATCAACATACTCACGGCCATCGGACTGAGGATTGTCGGCGGCTGAGAGAGGAGGTCGCTCCTCTGTTCAATTTGGGACATCTTCGAGAATTCCTAAGTGAACGAGGAAAAACCCATTTCAAGAACCTGGACTCCAACAAGCAGGATAGGCCGAAAGAGCCTCAACGAGTGATACACATGATCATGGGAGGAACTGACGTTCCCCTTGGGCCGGTTGTAAAATGCACCAAAATTTCCATAACGAGGGAAAAACGTATCCGGAATGATGACCCCGATGGTCCCATCACGTTCAATGACGAGGACATGGAAGGCATTGCCCAGCCGCATAACGACGCACTG GTATTGAAATTCCCGACCCCAGAAGATATCAAAACCGTCCGTGGTGAACAACAGGCCACAAAAGAAATGTTCGCGGTTGAAGAATCTGTTAAGACTATAAAGGCGCCAGATCAGAACGAAGGGATTAATgccaaatag
- the LOC132060504 gene encoding receptor-like cytosolic serine/threonine-protein kinase RBK1 encodes MNFVVGENVVQVAKNVEKEEMKSQEVIEKEQEEEEKENGNNKKQKDNNDQLSPRAVLEIHISGATSDSDNSSTSSGERTRSFGSSPAGGNGSSGEGLSFKSLFDNMKRKSIKRLSTIPLLSGYEMLLPKKNNIKRKLLARIRSAEEDTIDCHDFVVPKPSWRNFSLDELALATDNFAPDNLIGKGGHAEVYKGHLQDGQVVAVKKITKKEKNDEDRVGDFLSELGIIAHINNTNAAKLIGFSVDGGLHLVLQYLHHGSLASVLHGREECLEWKIRYKVAVGVADGLRYLHCDCQRRIIHRDITASNILLTEDYEPQISDFGLAKWLPEKWVHHIVSPIEGTFGYMAPEYFMHGIVHEKTDVFAFGVLLLELITGRRAVDSSRQSLVMWAKPMLEQNNVKELADPRLGDAYDVVEMKRAMFTASTCIHHLPNMRPNMIRAVQLLKGENVPIDMKQKSTGGRALMLDACDLEDYSSTTYLKDLNRHMQLVME; translated from the exons atgaATTTTGTTGTAGGTGAAAATGTTGTACAAGTTGCAAAAAatgtagaaaaagaagaaatgaagagCCAAGAAGTAATAGAAAaggaacaagaagaagaagaaaaagaaaatggaaataataaaaaacaaaaagataacaACGATCAGTTATCACCAAGGGCAGTATTGGAAATTCACATATCAGGTGCCACGTCAGATTCCGATAACAGTAGCACCAGCTCCGGCGAACGGACCCGAAGTTTCGGGTCATCTCCGGCCGGCGGTAACGGCAGCTCCGGTGAAGGGTTGAGTTTTAAGAGTTTGTTTGATAATATGAAGAGAAAATCGATTAAAAGATTATCTACAATACCATTACTTAGTGGATATGAGATGTTGTTACCGAAGAAGAATAATATTAAGAGGAAATTATTGGCAAGGATTAGGAGTGCTGAAGAAGATACAATTGATTGTCATGATTTTGTTGTTCCTAAACCTTCTTGGAGGAATTTTAGCCTTGATGAACTTGCTCTAGCTACTGATAATTTTGCTCCAG ATAACTTAATTGGCAAAGGAGGACATGCAGAAGTGTACAAAGGACATTTGCAAGATGGCCAAGTTGTTGCAGTAAAGAAAAtaaccaagaaagaaaagaatgatgagGACAGAGTTGGAGACTTCTTGTCTGAGCTAGGAATCATTGCTCACATCAACAACACAAATGCTGCTAAGTTAATTGGTTTCAGTGTTGATGGTGGTTTGCATCTTGTTCTCCAATACTTGCACCATGGCAGCCTCGCTTCTGTTCTACACG GTAGAGAAGAATGCCTTGAATGGAAAATAAGATATAAAGTGGCAGTTGGTGTAGCTGATGGACTGCGTTATCTTCATTGTGATTGCCAAAGGCGCATAATCCATAGAGATATTACAGCCTCGAACATTCTACTTACTGAAGATTATGAACCTCAG ATATCTGATTTTGGACTTGCAAAATGGCTGCCTGAAAAATGGGTACATCATATTGTTTCCCCCATTGAAGGAACTTTCGG ATATATGGCACCCGAGTACTTTATGCACGGGATTGTTCATGAGAAGACCGATGTTTTTGCCTTTGGGGTTCTGCTATTGGAGCTTATTACTGGTCGCCGTGCTGTTGATTCATCTAGACAGAGTCTTGTGATGTGG GCAAAACCAATGCTGGAACAGAACAATGTCAAGGAATTAGCGGACCCTCGTCTAGGAGATGCCTATGATGTTGTTGAGATGAAACGAGCTATGTTTACAGCTTCCACATGCATTCACCACTTGCCAAACATGCGCCCTAACATGATACGG GCTGTTCAGCTGTTGAAAGGCGAGAACGTACCAATAGACATGAAGCAGAAATCGACAGGAGGAAGAGCATTGATGCTGGATGCTTGTGATTTAGAAGATTACAGTAGCACAACTTATCTAAAAGATCTCAATCGTCATATGCAGCTCGTTATGGAGTAA
- the LOC132060560 gene encoding uncharacterized protein LOC132060560, translated as METDIVIQLAILLFTLGIFYAMYNFPKQALTRLRTKNRSTNQAHFHFIKGAQFLSRARSNRSKTTSFNLAKFAAGEADKALAIEPKDPAAHILKALSLDLMGHKVVALRWLDSALSPPAVKALSGGERADALLKRAELQVALNRKRRVDSAIMDLLEAVKLSCSDQAKAFCLLGQCYEIKGLKVEAHNAFEEALRIEPDLIAAREGLGRLR; from the exons ATGGAAACAGACATCGTAATTCAGCTAGCTATCCTTCTATTCACACTGGGAATATTCTACGCTATGTACAATTTCCCCAAACAAGCTTTAACCCGACTCCGAACAAAAAACCGATCAACTAACCAAGCCCATTTTCACTTCATAAAAGGAGCCCAATTCCTTTCTCGAGCAAGATCTAATCGGAGCAAAACAACTTCATTCAACCTCGCTAAATTCGCCGCCGGTGAAGCTGATAAGGCCTTAGCCATCGAGCCCAAAGATCCAGCGGCCCATATTCTTAAAGCCCTATCGCTTGATTTAATGGGCCATAAAGTCGTTGCTTTAAG GTGGTTGGATTCCGCCCTATCTCCGCCAGCGGTGAAGGCCTTGTCCGGCGGAGAGAGAGCCGATGCATTGCTTAAACGGGCCGAGTTACAGGTGGCGCTGAACCGGAAAAGACGAGTTGACTCGGCTATAATGGACCTTTTAGAGGCAGTGAAATTGAGTTGTTCTGATCAAGCTAAGGCCTTTTGTTTGTTGGGTCAGTGTTATGAGATTAAGGGCTTGAAAGTTGAGGCCCATAATGCTTTTGAAGAAGCTTTAAGGATTGAGCCTGATTTGATTGCGGCCCGTGAAGGTTTGGGCCGGTTAAGATAG
- the LOC132058973 gene encoding AP2-like ethylene-responsive transcription factor AIL6 codes for MAPDNNNNWLSFSLSSMEMLSSSSHHQSNSMLHQSNMKLAHPTNFDLGPSSADSHNYYFADNFFPHGWSNPKPQVMYSEGEKEVLGLNINGDTSIFQNFMDSNPPKLEDFLGGDTSSLTQDSSSLTHIYEQQQQNGSQAYNNSFNNEHQDLKNITGFQAFSTNSGSEVDNSVGTEFGGTESCNELGYSQCMVNNNNVNVGGGALSLAVNTNVNQYLEKEKEKEKAIVDESCKKVSDTFGQRTSIYRGVTRHRWTGRYEAHLWDNSCRREGQARKGRQVYLGGYDKEEKAARAYDLAALKYWGPTATTNCPVSNYCKELEEMKHMTKQEFIASLRRKSSGFSRGASIYRGVTRHHQQGRWQARIGRVAGNKDLYLGTFATEEEAAEAYDIAAIKFRGMNAVTNFEMNRYDVEAIMKSALPVGGTAKRLKLSLESEQKSSSNNQLTQCNSSSSNNSSSNNINFGAMPPVSAIPCGVPFDTTTPAFYHHNFFQYLQSGNAGGPDASGNVTSMAGTMPLLPSAAELFIWPNQSY; via the exons atggCACcagataacaacaacaactggTTATCATTTTCTCTGTCTTCAATGGAAATGTTGAGCTCTTCTTCACATCATCAGTCTAATTCTATGCTTCATCAATCCAACATGAAACTTGCTCATCCAACTAATTTTGATCTTGGTCCTTCATCAGCTGACTctcataattactattttgctgATAACTTCTTTCCTCATG GTTGGTCTAATCCAAAACCACAAGTGATGTATTCTGAAGGTGAAAAAGAAGTTTTAGGACTTAACATCAATGGTGACACATCTATATTTCAAAACTTTATGGActcaaatccaccaaagcttgaAGATTTTCTTGGTGGTGACACATCATCTTTGACTCAAGACTCATCATCATTGACTCACATctatgaacaacaacaacaaaatggTTCTCaagcttataataatagctttAATAATGAGCATCAAGATCTCAAAAATATAACTGGTTTTCAAGCTTTTTCAACTAACTCAGGTTCTGAAGTTGATAACTCTGTTGGTACTGAGTTTGGTGGTACTGAATCTTGCAATGAGTTAGGTTATTCACAGTGTATggtgaataataataatgttaatgTTGGTGGTGGTGCTTTGTCATTAGCTGTTAATACTAATGTTAATCAGtacttagaaaaagaaaaagaaaaagaaaaagctattgTTGATGAGAGTTGTAAGAAAGTTTCTGATACTTTTGGTCAAAGAACTTCCATTTACAGAGGTGTAACAAG acaTAGATGGACAGGAAGATATGAAGCTCATCTATGGGATAACAGCTGTAGAAGAGAAGGCCAAGCAAGAAAAGGGCGTCAAG TGTACTTGG GTGGAtatgacaaagaagaaaaagcagCAAGGGCATATGACTTGGCTGCTCTGAAGTATTGGGGTCCCACAGCTACCACCAACTGCCCT gTTTCCAATTATTGTAAAGAACTGGAGGAAATGAAACACATGACTAAGCAAGAATTCATTGCCTCTCTAAGAAG GAAAAGTAGCGGGTTCTCCCGAGGAGCTTCGATATACCGCGGGGTGACAAG GCATCATCAACAAGGCCGTTGGCAAGCAAGAATCGGCCGAGTTGCTGGAAACAAGGATCTTTACCTAGGAACATTTG CGACTGAAGAGGAAGCAGCAGAAGCATACGACATAGCAGCAATAAAGTTCAGGGGAATGAATGCAGTGACCAATTTCGAGATGAATCGATACGATGTCGAAGCCATCATGAAAAGCGCCCTCCCCGTTGGTGGGACCGCAAAGCGTCTGAAACTCTCCCTCGAGTCTGAGCAGAAGTCATCGTCGAACAATCAGTTGACTCAATGcaacagcagcagcagcaacaaTAGCAGTAGCAATAACATCAATTTCGGGGCAATGCCACCTGTCTCTGCAATCCCGTGTGGGGTCCCATTCGATACAACCACCCCGGCTTTCTATCACCACAACTTCTTCCAGTACCTCCAGTCTGGCAATGCAGGTGGGCCTGATGCTTCCGGTAATGTGACTTCAATGGCAGGTACAATGCCGTTACTGCCCTCGGCCGCTGAGCTCTTCATCTGGCCTAACCAATCCTATTGA